The following are from one region of the Variovorax sp. V213 genome:
- a CDS encoding alpha-ketoacid dehydrogenase subunit beta, which yields MMTTDLSYSEAAVLAVQREMEADPRVVVLGEDVGRGGIFGQYKGLQQAFGAERVIDTPISEAAIMGAGVGMALAGLRPVVEMRVVDFALCGMDELVNQAAKNRFMFGGQGRVPLVARMPGGIWDASAAQHSQSLEAWFAHLPGVVVVSPATPQDNYSLLRAALQCGDPVVYIEHKTLWGQRGVVNEDVAVPLGKARRVREGDALTLVSWSKQMQACAAACDTLAAEGIAVDLIDLRTLWPWDRETVLASCARTGRLLVVHEAVQVAGFGAEIAASAAEATGCRVARLGAPRIPVGYAPVLEAQSRVGAEAIAAGARKLLG from the coding sequence ATGATGACGACGGACCTCAGCTATTCCGAAGCCGCCGTGCTCGCCGTCCAGCGCGAGATGGAAGCCGATCCGCGCGTGGTGGTGCTCGGCGAGGACGTGGGCCGCGGCGGCATCTTCGGCCAGTACAAGGGCCTGCAGCAGGCCTTCGGCGCCGAGCGCGTGATCGACACGCCGATCAGCGAGGCCGCGATCATGGGCGCGGGCGTGGGCATGGCGCTCGCGGGCCTGCGGCCCGTGGTGGAAATGCGCGTGGTCGACTTCGCGCTCTGCGGCATGGACGAGCTGGTGAACCAGGCCGCCAAGAACCGCTTCATGTTCGGCGGGCAGGGCCGGGTGCCGCTGGTGGCGCGCATGCCGGGCGGCATCTGGGATGCCTCGGCCGCGCAGCATTCGCAGTCGCTCGAGGCCTGGTTCGCGCACCTGCCGGGCGTGGTGGTGGTGAGCCCCGCGACGCCGCAGGACAACTACAGCCTGTTGCGCGCGGCGCTGCAATGCGGCGATCCGGTGGTCTACATCGAGCACAAGACGCTCTGGGGCCAACGCGGCGTAGTGAACGAGGACGTGGCTGTGCCGCTCGGCAAGGCGCGGCGCGTGCGCGAGGGCGACGCGCTCACGCTCGTGAGCTGGAGCAAGCAGATGCAGGCGTGCGCCGCGGCGTGCGACACGCTCGCGGCCGAAGGCATTGCGGTCGACCTGATCGACCTGCGCACGCTCTGGCCCTGGGACCGCGAAACGGTGCTCGCTTCGTGCGCGCGCACCGGGCGGCTGCTGGTGGTGCACGAGGCGGTGCAGGTGGCGGGCTTCGGCGCCGAAATTGCCGCCAGCGCCGCGGAGGCCACGGGCTGCCGGGTGGCGCGGCTGGGCGCGCCGCGCATTCCGGTCGGCTACGCACCGGTGCTCGAGGCGCAATCGCGCGTGGGCGCCGAAGCCATTGCGGCCGGCGCGAGAAAACTGCTGGGCTGA
- a CDS encoding thiamine pyrophosphate-dependent dehydrogenase E1 component subunit alpha, with translation MGPSISPRGAGQALYRTMVRIRAFENAAEAASQGGVSAYGQQAAGSAKVRGPLHLSTGQEAVPAGVCAHLRTSDYLTSTHRGHGHTLAKGADLTRMMCELFGKATGFNGGKGGSMHIADFSVGMLGANGVVAAGLPIAVGAAHAQKLLQKSGDITVCFFGDGAINRGPFLEALNWARVYDLPVLFVCEDNRWSATTASGPMTAGEGASARAASMDIAATQVDGNDVFAVHETAARLVAEVRGGGGPRLLHALTYRVKGHVSVDVAAYRDTAELAAALETDPIARARGHLLSHGVSAATLDAIENTARDEVDTALAVADAAPWPEPGDAFADVQTIGAGQWH, from the coding sequence ATGGGTCCGAGCATTTCACCGCGCGGCGCCGGCCAGGCGCTGTACCGCACCATGGTGCGCATCCGCGCCTTCGAGAATGCTGCGGAAGCGGCGAGCCAGGGCGGCGTGAGCGCCTATGGCCAGCAGGCCGCCGGCTCCGCCAAGGTGCGCGGACCGCTGCACCTCTCGACCGGACAGGAAGCCGTGCCGGCCGGCGTGTGCGCCCATCTGCGAACGAGCGACTACCTCACCTCCACCCACCGCGGCCACGGCCATACGCTGGCCAAGGGCGCGGACCTGACACGGATGATGTGCGAGCTGTTCGGCAAGGCCACCGGTTTCAACGGCGGCAAGGGCGGCTCGATGCACATCGCGGATTTTTCCGTCGGCATGCTGGGCGCGAACGGCGTGGTGGCGGCCGGCCTGCCGATTGCGGTGGGTGCGGCGCATGCGCAGAAGCTGCTTCAGAAAAGCGGCGACATCACCGTTTGCTTCTTCGGCGATGGAGCGATCAACCGCGGGCCCTTTCTCGAGGCGCTGAACTGGGCGCGCGTGTACGACCTGCCGGTGCTCTTCGTCTGCGAAGACAACCGCTGGAGCGCCACCACCGCGAGCGGCCCGATGACCGCCGGCGAAGGCGCGTCGGCACGCGCCGCCTCGATGGACATCGCGGCGACGCAGGTCGATGGAAACGATGTATTCGCAGTGCACGAGACTGCGGCAAGGCTGGTCGCCGAGGTGCGCGGCGGTGGCGGGCCGCGCCTGCTGCATGCGCTGACCTACCGGGTGAAGGGGCATGTGTCGGTCGACGTCGCGGCTTACCGTGATACGGCCGAACTGGCTGCCGCGCTCGAAACCGATCCGATCGCGCGGGCGCGCGGGCACCTCCTCTCGCACGGCGTCAGCGCCGCCACGCTCGATGCGATCGAGAACACGGCGCGCGACGAAGTCGATACCGCGCTGGCCGTGGCCGACGCGGCGCCCTGGCCCGAGCCCGGCGACGCCTTCGCGGACGTGCAGACCATCGGAGCTGGGCAATGGCACTGA
- a CDS encoding SDR family oxidoreductase, whose product MSLGKSPSPVLAGKVAFVTGGSRGIGAAIVRRLVEDGAAVAFSYASSGAPADELVRSIEAEGGRALALKIDSADAAALTAGIDEAARTLGRIDVLVNNAGVFLPGTLEDFSLEDFDRTLDINVRAVFVAAKAAVRHMGEGGRIINIGSTNAERMPWPGGSAYAMSKSALKGLVQGLARDLGPRGITVNNVQPGPVNTDMNPVDGPNAAAMHGLMALARHARPEEIAGMVAYLASPEAGFVTGASLNIDGGFAA is encoded by the coding sequence ATGTCTCTCGGCAAATCACCCTCCCCTGTCCTCGCGGGCAAAGTCGCTTTCGTCACCGGCGGTTCGCGCGGCATCGGCGCCGCCATCGTGCGCCGCCTGGTCGAAGACGGCGCCGCCGTCGCCTTCAGCTATGCCAGCTCCGGCGCCCCGGCCGACGAACTCGTGCGCAGCATCGAAGCCGAGGGCGGCCGCGCGCTGGCGCTGAAGATCGACAGCGCCGACGCCGCCGCGCTCACCGCCGGCATCGACGAGGCCGCACGCACGCTCGGCCGCATCGACGTGCTCGTCAACAACGCCGGCGTGTTCCTGCCCGGCACCCTGGAAGATTTCTCGCTCGAGGATTTCGACCGCACGCTGGACATCAACGTGCGCGCCGTGTTCGTGGCCGCCAAGGCCGCCGTGCGGCACATGGGCGAAGGCGGCCGCATCATCAACATCGGAAGCACCAACGCCGAGCGCATGCCCTGGCCCGGCGGCAGCGCCTATGCCATGAGCAAGTCGGCACTGAAGGGACTGGTGCAGGGCCTCGCGCGCGACCTCGGCCCGCGCGGCATCACGGTGAACAACGTGCAGCCCGGCCCGGTGAACACCGACATGAACCCCGTCGACGGCCCTAACGCCGCCGCCATGCACGGCCTGATGGCGCTGGCCCGCCATGCGCGCCCCGAAGAAATCGCCGGCATGGTGGCCTACCTGGCCAGCCCCGAGGCCGGTTTCGTCACGGGCGCCAGCCTCAACATCGACGGCGGCTTCGCGGCTTGA
- a CDS encoding gluconokinase: MALQQQPHRARLAVVVMGVSGTGKSSVAAGLACVLGVPWVDGDDLHVPEAVARMRGGVPLCDEDRWPWLERIGARLSDEAAAPAGVVVACSALKRAYRDRLRTAAPGLHFVCLDGPRALVRHRLEERSGHYMPPALLDSQLQSFEKPGADEPEVLHAGIEEPVPLIVASVGARLIECAQNCAASLKAAA, translated from the coding sequence ATGGCCCTGCAGCAGCAACCGCACCGGGCAAGGCTGGCCGTCGTGGTGATGGGCGTGTCGGGCACCGGCAAGAGCAGCGTGGCCGCCGGCCTGGCCTGCGTGTTGGGCGTGCCCTGGGTGGACGGCGACGACCTGCACGTGCCAGAGGCGGTGGCGCGCATGCGCGGCGGTGTGCCGCTCTGCGACGAGGACCGCTGGCCCTGGCTGGAGCGCATCGGTGCGCGGCTGAGCGACGAAGCCGCGGCGCCGGCAGGCGTGGTGGTGGCTTGTTCGGCATTGAAGCGTGCCTACCGCGACCGCTTGCGCACGGCGGCACCCGGCCTGCACTTCGTCTGCCTGGACGGTCCGCGCGCGCTGGTCCGGCACCGTCTGGAGGAACGCAGCGGCCATTACATGCCGCCCGCGCTGCTCGACAGCCAACTGCAGAGCTTCGAGAAACCCGGCGCGGACGAGCCGGAGGTACTGCACGCCGGCATCGAGGAGCCGGTGCCGCTGATCGTGGCCTCCGTGGGGGCGCGCCTGATCGAGTGCGCACAGAATTGCGCCGCCTCACTGAAAGCTGCCGCATGA
- a CDS encoding LysR family transcriptional regulator translates to MINELRTFISVCRHGTFAAAGERIGLTQSAVSSQIKRLEDALGFELFDRTGRSATLNAAGETTLARAEEICALYARLGELPDDAANGGLLRIGAIASAQSTLVARALARLRTTLPLLRVHVSPGVSMRLMDELDAGTIDAAVMIRPPFGILPDLMWQSLVHEPYVLISPTKVPGKDWRTLLQEQPFLRYDRASFGGRMVERFLRREGIVVKDSIELDEIPGLIHMAAKGLGVALVPLVEAHLPLPAGVRALSLGELTFYREVGLLQRRPRANPPVVAQFAQCLREAAEVTEEKARPPKAKTEGAKRR, encoded by the coding sequence ATGATCAACGAGCTCAGAACCTTCATCTCCGTTTGCCGCCATGGCACCTTCGCCGCCGCGGGAGAGCGGATCGGCTTGACCCAATCGGCGGTCAGCAGCCAGATCAAGCGGCTCGAAGACGCCTTGGGGTTCGAACTCTTCGACAGGACGGGGCGGTCGGCGACGCTGAACGCCGCCGGCGAGACGACGCTGGCCCGCGCCGAGGAGATCTGTGCGCTCTATGCAAGGCTTGGCGAACTGCCGGACGACGCAGCGAACGGCGGGCTGCTGCGGATCGGCGCCATCGCCTCGGCCCAATCGACGCTGGTGGCGCGGGCCCTGGCAAGGCTGCGCACCACGCTGCCGCTGCTCCGTGTCCACGTATCGCCAGGCGTGTCGATGCGGCTGATGGACGAGCTCGACGCAGGCACGATCGATGCGGCCGTGATGATCCGGCCACCGTTCGGGATTCTTCCGGACCTGATGTGGCAATCGCTGGTGCACGAGCCTTACGTTCTCATTTCACCCACGAAGGTGCCGGGGAAAGACTGGCGCACGCTCCTCCAGGAGCAGCCCTTCCTGCGCTACGACCGCGCGTCGTTCGGCGGGCGCATGGTGGAAAGATTTCTTCGGCGCGAAGGGATTGTGGTGAAAGACTCCATCGAGCTGGATGAGATACCCGGCCTCATCCACATGGCCGCCAAGGGACTGGGCGTTGCGCTGGTTCCGCTGGTCGAGGCACACCTTCCCCTTCCGGCGGGCGTTCGCGCGCTCTCGCTGGGCGAGCTCACCTTCTATCGCGAGGTTGGACTTCTTCAACGCAGGCCGCGGGCGAATCCGCCGGTGGTTGCTCAGTTCGCGCAGTGCTTGCGGGAGGCTGCAGAAGTCACGGAAGAAAAGGCCCGGCCTCCGAAGGCGAAGACCGAAGGAGCCAAGCGCCGCTAG
- a CDS encoding NAD(P)-dependent oxidoreductase, with protein sequence MTFPSQRVAVIGVGIMGSAIARRLLECGHAVCVFDLDPAKVAALEPHGAHAAGTAAMAASASDFVITSLNSAAVVERALFGETGVAAAEPADSRRLLIDMSSIDPVSTRRLAQLLRERTGMGFVDAPLSGGAPKALLGRLTVMAGGSEDDVARARAVMDSLCANYTHMGDSGAGQTTKLVNQLLCAIGFQAVAEAVRLAEAGGVDASKLHTALAGGRADSQILREFGPKMAARDFTPTGRIDNMLKDLEAVQAFAQGERLPLPLAGAVSELHRAFVAAGLGAEDTAAMMRQFNGYARD encoded by the coding sequence ATGACATTTCCAAGCCAGCGCGTGGCCGTGATCGGCGTCGGCATCATGGGCTCGGCCATTGCGCGCCGCCTGCTCGAATGCGGCCACGCGGTGTGCGTGTTCGACCTCGACCCCGCCAAGGTCGCCGCGCTGGAGCCGCACGGCGCGCACGCCGCCGGCACCGCGGCCATGGCCGCGTCGGCGAGCGACTTCGTCATCACCAGCCTCAATTCGGCGGCGGTGGTGGAGCGTGCGCTCTTCGGCGAAACCGGCGTGGCCGCCGCCGAGCCTGCGGATTCGCGCCGGCTGCTGATCGACATGTCGTCCATCGATCCGGTTTCCACGCGCCGTCTCGCGCAGTTGCTGCGCGAACGCACGGGCATGGGTTTCGTCGATGCGCCGCTCTCGGGCGGCGCTCCCAAGGCCCTGCTCGGCCGGCTGACCGTGATGGCCGGCGGCAGCGAGGACGACGTGGCACGCGCGCGCGCCGTGATGGACAGCCTGTGTGCCAACTACACCCACATGGGCGACAGCGGCGCGGGACAGACCACCAAGCTGGTCAACCAGCTGCTTTGCGCCATCGGCTTCCAGGCCGTGGCCGAGGCGGTGCGGCTGGCGGAAGCCGGCGGCGTCGATGCGTCGAAGCTGCACACCGCGCTGGCCGGCGGCCGCGCCGACAGCCAGATCCTGCGCGAGTTCGGTCCCAAGATGGCCGCGCGCGACTTCACGCCTACGGGCCGCATCGACAACATGCTCAAGGACCTCGAGGCGGTGCAGGCTTTTGCACAGGGCGAACGCCTGCCGCTGCCGCTGGCGGGCGCGGTTTCCGAGCTGCATCGCGCCTTCGTGGCGGCCGGTCTCGGGGCCGAGGACACGGCGGCCATGATGCGGCAGTTCAACGGCTACGCGCGCGACTGA
- a CDS encoding LysR family transcriptional regulator has protein sequence MEPLNHLESFVQSAEGGSFSAAARRLGLTPAAVSKNVARLETRLGVRLFQRSTRRLTLTESGERFLGQIGGALATLQDAVADISKDNGQPAGTLKVSMGQAFGREHVLPMMGDFLARYPSILPDWHFDNQQVDLVGEGFDAAIGGGIELSPGMVARELSRIHVVAVAAPGYLAGRTLPAHPAELVRFDALLRRSSPTGRLRSWTLQHAGGDQTTVELPRPRAIFNDPEAIAHAALMGLGVAMLPMPFVERGLRSGELVRLLPEWHFDAGAVWLYYPSKKLLPAKTRVFIDFVLERFRSERFAERMQVA, from the coding sequence ATGGAACCGCTCAATCACCTCGAGTCCTTCGTGCAGAGCGCGGAAGGCGGCAGCTTCTCGGCCGCGGCCCGGCGGCTTGGGCTCACGCCTGCCGCGGTCAGCAAGAACGTCGCGCGGCTGGAAACCCGGCTGGGCGTGCGGCTGTTCCAGCGCAGCACGCGCCGCCTCACGCTCACCGAAAGCGGCGAGCGATTCCTGGGCCAGATCGGGGGCGCGCTCGCCACCCTGCAAGACGCGGTGGCCGATATCTCGAAGGACAACGGCCAACCCGCTGGCACGCTCAAGGTGAGCATGGGCCAGGCGTTCGGGCGCGAGCACGTGCTGCCGATGATGGGCGACTTCCTCGCGCGCTACCCGTCGATCCTGCCGGACTGGCACTTCGACAACCAGCAGGTGGACCTGGTGGGCGAAGGCTTCGACGCGGCCATTGGCGGCGGCATCGAGTTGTCGCCCGGCATGGTGGCGCGGGAGCTGTCGCGCATTCACGTGGTGGCGGTGGCCGCCCCCGGCTATCTGGCGGGCCGCACGCTGCCCGCGCACCCGGCGGAGCTGGTGCGGTTCGACGCGCTGCTGCGCCGCTCCTCGCCCACGGGCCGCCTGCGCAGCTGGACGCTGCAGCACGCGGGCGGCGACCAGACCACGGTGGAACTGCCCCGCCCGCGCGCGATCTTCAACGACCCCGAAGCCATTGCGCATGCCGCGCTGATGGGGCTGGGCGTGGCCATGCTGCCGATGCCTTTCGTCGAGCGGGGCCTTCGCAGCGGCGAACTGGTGCGCCTGCTGCCCGAGTGGCATTTCGACGCGGGCGCCGTCTGGCTCTACTACCCGAGCAAGAAGCTGCTGCCCGCCAAGACGCGCGTCTTCATCGACTTCGTGCTGGAGCGTTTTCGCAGCGAGCGCTTCGCAGAGCGGATGCAGGTGGCATAG
- a CDS encoding SDR family oxidoreductase: protein MKLFDLSGRTALITGSSKGIGFALAAALGSAGARIVLNARDAGALEAARDALRARGVAAEAMAFDVTDAAAVEAGVARIEGEVGPIDILVNNAGMQHRGAFAEFPIDAWHKITTTNIDSVFFVGRFVAQRMIERKRGKIINVCSVQSELGRPGIAPYAATKGAVKMLTKGMAIDLGKHGIQVNGLGPGYFKTELTQALVADEAFTAWLSGRTPAGRWGDVEELGGAAIFLASDASSFVNGHILYVDGGITASL from the coding sequence TTGAAACTCTTCGACCTCTCCGGGCGCACCGCCCTCATCACCGGCTCCAGCAAGGGCATCGGCTTTGCGCTGGCCGCGGCGCTGGGCTCGGCCGGCGCACGCATCGTGCTCAATGCGCGCGATGCCGGCGCCCTCGAAGCCGCGCGCGACGCCTTGCGCGCCCGGGGCGTCGCGGCCGAAGCCATGGCCTTCGACGTGACCGACGCCGCCGCGGTGGAGGCGGGCGTGGCACGCATCGAGGGCGAAGTCGGCCCCATCGACATCCTGGTCAACAACGCGGGCATGCAGCACCGCGGCGCGTTCGCGGAGTTTCCGATCGACGCCTGGCACAAGATCACCACCACCAACATCGACAGCGTGTTCTTCGTCGGCCGCTTCGTGGCGCAGCGCATGATCGAGCGCAAGCGCGGCAAGATCATCAACGTCTGCTCGGTTCAAAGCGAGCTCGGCCGCCCAGGCATCGCGCCCTACGCCGCCACCAAGGGCGCCGTGAAGATGCTCACCAAGGGCATGGCGATCGACCTCGGCAAGCATGGCATCCAGGTCAACGGCCTGGGGCCGGGCTATTTCAAGACCGAGCTGACGCAGGCGCTGGTGGCCGACGAAGCGTTTACCGCGTGGCTTTCCGGCCGCACGCCCGCCGGGCGCTGGGGCGACGTGGAAGAACTCGGCGGCGCGGCGATCTTTCTCGCGTCGGATGCATCGAGCTTCGTCAACGGCCACATCCTGTACGTGGACGGCGGCATCACCGCCAGCCTCTGA
- a CDS encoding L-idonate 5-dehydrogenase — translation MRMRCMCLVIHAPDDLRLEEQDAGDIGPGQVLVKVGMGGICGSDLHYFHNGGFGTVRIKEPMVLGHEVAGTVVATAPGVDSVRIGDKVAINPSRPCGACKFCLEGLPNQCLDMRFYGSAMRTPHVQGAFRNMLLCEATQCVKVAAHVPLRLAALAEPFSVGLHGVSRAGPLLGKRVLVSGCGPIGVLAIAAARAHGAAEITATDVVDEPLAFARAMGADHTINVAQDKAWVSRYSADKGTFDVMLECSGNERALRDGLEVMRPRGVVVQLGLGGDVSIPQNMVVAKELSICGSFRFHAEFALAVRLINEGRVDLSPVVSHTFPMQQAREAFELASDRQRAMKVLIDFADAGAETAAA, via the coding sequence ATGCGTATGCGTTGTATGTGCCTCGTGATCCACGCCCCCGATGACCTGCGCCTGGAAGAACAGGACGCCGGAGACATCGGTCCGGGCCAGGTGCTGGTGAAGGTTGGCATGGGCGGCATCTGCGGCTCCGACCTGCATTACTTTCACAACGGCGGCTTCGGCACCGTGCGCATCAAGGAGCCGATGGTGCTGGGCCATGAAGTGGCCGGCACCGTGGTGGCCACGGCGCCCGGCGTCGACAGCGTGCGCATCGGCGACAAGGTGGCCATCAACCCGAGCCGCCCGTGCGGCGCCTGCAAGTTCTGCCTGGAGGGCCTGCCCAACCAGTGCCTCGACATGCGCTTCTACGGCAGCGCCATGCGCACGCCGCACGTTCAGGGCGCGTTCCGCAACATGCTGCTGTGCGAGGCCACGCAGTGCGTGAAGGTGGCGGCGCACGTGCCGCTGCGCCTCGCGGCGCTGGCCGAGCCATTCTCGGTGGGGCTGCATGGCGTGTCGCGCGCAGGCCCGCTCTTGGGTAAGCGCGTGCTGGTGTCGGGCTGCGGGCCCATCGGCGTGCTGGCCATTGCAGCCGCGCGTGCACACGGCGCGGCCGAGATCACCGCCACCGACGTGGTCGACGAGCCGCTCGCCTTCGCGCGCGCCATGGGCGCCGACCACACCATCAACGTCGCACAGGACAAGGCCTGGGTGTCGCGCTATTCGGCCGACAAGGGCACCTTCGACGTGATGCTCGAATGCTCGGGCAACGAGCGCGCCCTGCGCGACGGGCTGGAGGTCATGCGCCCGCGCGGCGTGGTGGTGCAGCTGGGCCTGGGCGGCGACGTGAGCATTCCGCAGAACATGGTGGTTGCGAAGGAACTCAGCATCTGCGGCTCGTTCCGCTTCCATGCGGAGTTCGCGCTGGCGGTGCGGCTCATCAACGAAGGGCGGGTCGACCTGTCGCCGGTCGTGTCGCACACCTTCCCGATGCAGCAGGCGCGCGAGGCCTTCGAGCTGGCAAGCGACCGCCAGCGCGCGATGAAGGTGCTGATCGACTTTGCCGACGCCGGCGCGGAAACCGCCGCGGCCTGA
- a CDS encoding 2-hydroxyacid dehydrogenase: MTAAARPPHVLMPGPYPEWDMAPMAASYTLLRWWEAPDRQAFIAEHSPEIRAVATRGELGASAELIASLPRLELVACYGVGTDGIDLAACRARGIRVTNTPDVLNGDVADLAVGLTLALQRRIPAGDRFVRSGEWAKGPMPLATRVFGQRVGIAGFGRIGSTIARRLSGFEMELGYFSRTAREDSPLRHFNSLTAMAEWCDVLIVILPGGEATRGIVDAEVLQALGPKGWLVNVSRGTTVDEGALLQALEQRAIAGAALDVFLNEPRIDPRFAALDNVVLHPHHGSGTEETRRAMGELVRRNLQAHFGGQPLVTPVA, translated from the coding sequence TTGACCGCTGCCGCCAGACCCCCGCACGTGCTGATGCCCGGCCCCTATCCGGAATGGGACATGGCGCCAATGGCGGCGAGCTACACGCTGCTTCGCTGGTGGGAAGCGCCGGACCGGCAGGCCTTCATCGCCGAACACTCCCCGGAGATCCGCGCGGTGGCCACGCGGGGCGAGCTGGGCGCGAGCGCCGAGCTGATTGCCTCCCTGCCCAGGCTGGAGCTGGTCGCCTGCTACGGCGTGGGCACCGACGGCATCGACCTTGCGGCCTGCCGCGCGCGCGGCATCCGCGTCACGAACACACCCGACGTGCTCAACGGCGACGTGGCCGACCTCGCCGTGGGCCTCACGCTCGCGCTGCAGCGGCGCATTCCGGCCGGCGACCGCTTCGTGCGCAGCGGCGAATGGGCCAAGGGCCCGATGCCGCTGGCCACGCGCGTCTTCGGCCAGCGCGTGGGCATTGCCGGTTTCGGGCGCATCGGCAGCACCATCGCGCGGCGGCTCTCGGGCTTCGAGATGGAGCTGGGGTACTTCAGCCGCACGGCGCGCGAAGACAGTCCGCTGCGCCACTTCAACAGCCTCACGGCCATGGCCGAATGGTGCGACGTGCTCATCGTCATCCTGCCCGGCGGCGAGGCCACGCGCGGCATCGTCGACGCCGAGGTGCTGCAGGCGCTCGGCCCCAAGGGCTGGCTGGTGAATGTGTCGCGCGGCACCACGGTGGACGAGGGCGCGCTGCTGCAGGCGCTCGAGCAGCGCGCCATCGCAGGCGCGGCGCTCGACGTGTTCCTGAACGAGCCCCGCATCGACCCGCGCTTTGCGGCGCTCGACAATGTGGTGCTGCATCCGCACCATGGCAGCGGCACCGAGGAGACCCGCCGCGCCATGGGCGAACTGGTTCGCCGTAATCTGCAGGCCCACTTCGGTGGCCAGCCCCTCGTCACCCCGGTCGCCTGA
- a CDS encoding LacI family DNA-binding transcriptional regulator, translated as MADVAARVGVSKMTVSRALNRRTGSDRATSEALRQRILQACEEMGYVIDQTARTFSSKRSGFVAVLIPSLNNSNFSETAQGIAAALEARGLQLLLGYTDYRVETEERLVRAMLARRPEGVILTGGAHTPAARAMLQAAGIPVVETWDLPATPIEHTVGFSNAQAAAAMVRHLHAQGYRRIAFIGGTSNRDTRGADRQRGYAEAIRELGLPDGRVISFGQPPISMAQGGEAVVQLIRQWPDVDAVMCVSDLSAFGALMECQRRGWDVPGRIAIAGFGDFEVARACHPRITTVAVDCVGIGRAAGELLLRVIDRAREGLRPPAETVLIPFRIEQRESS; from the coding sequence ATGGCCGACGTCGCCGCGCGCGTCGGCGTCTCCAAGATGACCGTGTCGCGTGCGCTCAACCGCCGCACGGGCAGCGACCGCGCGACCTCGGAGGCGCTGCGCCAGCGCATCCTGCAGGCTTGCGAAGAGATGGGCTATGTCATCGACCAGACCGCGCGCACCTTCTCCAGCAAGCGCTCGGGCTTCGTCGCGGTGCTGATTCCGTCGCTGAACAACTCCAACTTTTCCGAGACCGCACAAGGCATTGCGGCCGCCCTGGAAGCGCGCGGGCTGCAGCTGCTGCTGGGCTACACCGACTACCGGGTGGAGACGGAAGAGCGCCTTGTCCGGGCGATGCTCGCGCGCCGCCCCGAGGGCGTGATCCTCACCGGAGGCGCCCACACGCCCGCCGCACGCGCCATGCTGCAGGCGGCCGGCATCCCGGTGGTCGAGACCTGGGACCTGCCCGCCACGCCCATCGAGCACACGGTGGGCTTCTCCAACGCGCAAGCGGCCGCCGCGATGGTGCGGCACCTGCACGCCCAGGGCTACCGGCGCATCGCCTTTATCGGCGGCACCTCGAACCGCGACACCCGTGGGGCCGACCGGCAGCGCGGCTATGCCGAGGCGATCCGCGAACTGGGGCTGCCCGATGGCCGCGTCATCAGCTTCGGCCAGCCGCCCATCTCGATGGCGCAAGGTGGCGAGGCCGTGGTGCAGCTGATCCGACAATGGCCCGACGTGGATGCGGTGATGTGCGTGTCCGACCTCTCGGCCTTCGGCGCGCTGATGGAATGCCAGCGCCGCGGCTGGGACGTGCCGGGCCGCATCGCGATCGCGGGCTTCGGCGACTTCGAGGTGGCCCGCGCCTGCCATCCGCGCATCACCACCGTGGCGGTGGACTGCGTGGGCATCGGGCGGGCCGCGGGCGAACTGCTGCTGCGGGTGATCGACCGCGCCCGCGAAGGCCTCCGGCCGCCCGCGGAAACGGTGCTGATCCCGTTTCGCATCGAGCAGCGGGAAAGCTCCTGA
- a CDS encoding MarR family winged helix-turn-helix transcriptional regulator — protein MDPLFFKLVRVVNLTARPFHEKVGREHHLTLNEWRVMAVLGAEPGLNATQIADLTGLDKMAVSRAQAGLRRHGRVLRHDDPADRRRGRLYLTAAGKALHEIVGASGRQREAVLFEGVTADELARLDATLDKLIAAVQRAD, from the coding sequence ATGGACCCGCTGTTCTTCAAGCTGGTGCGGGTGGTGAACCTCACGGCGCGCCCCTTTCATGAAAAGGTGGGCCGCGAGCATCACCTCACGCTGAACGAATGGCGCGTGATGGCAGTGCTTGGTGCAGAGCCCGGGCTCAACGCGACCCAGATTGCCGACCTCACCGGCCTCGACAAGATGGCGGTGAGCCGCGCCCAGGCCGGCCTGAGGCGCCACGGGCGCGTGCTGCGCCATGACGACCCCGCCGACCGGCGCCGCGGCCGGCTCTATCTCACGGCGGCCGGCAAGGCGCTGCACGAGATCGTCGGCGCGTCCGGCCGGCAGCGCGAAGCCGTGCTGTTCGAGGGCGTGACGGCCGACGAACTGGCCCGCCTCGACGCCACCCTGGACAAGCTCATTGCCGCCGTCCAGCGCGCCGACTGA